In one window of Frigoriglobus tundricola DNA:
- a CDS encoding WD40 repeat domain-containing serine/threonine protein kinase, with amino-acid sequence MSAPAPVPATSTDLLSLVRKSGVLDEKQFSEHFSDPGELPDDPTECANALIRSGLLTTFQARQILAGKYRGLVLGAYKILRPLGQGGMGVVYLGEHTTLHRRVALKVLPAKSAQERVAVERFMREARATAALDHPNIVRLHDVCQGAGVHFLVMELVEGKNLETLLAETGPLHFATAVSYIAQAAAGLQHAHSKGIVHRDIKPANLMMTKDGGIKILDMGLARSFVNESDNLTGALGEEGEALGTIDFVAPEQAMAQAVDERADLYSLGATLYCLLAGHPPYKGSRAQVLMQHQMAPPPQLSRTLKVNVPQTLNDVIAKMMAKKKGDRYQSADEVIDALSPWLPAPKSSSNVQQNALSTQDLREAGVATQVSRSQTKKGKKSKKRAAARADRKKWYAIGGGAAAVLVVGVLIAVLSGGKKAVTAEGTDAPGRSGTVSNRPAAAGEDSQLVLTSTGLVPDVTLSRDGTRFAAVDWTGNLIYGRTANWQKLESIRVQAGATLNCCAGTPDGRHIVVAGRGTPVFAYDWGTGQMVREFPGHSGSTLCVAVSRSGKLLTCGSDGAIVLYDFATGDVIRKYEGVARQVWSVAFSPDESKFVATTAAGGTDEESNQIRLWDVATGGELQRFTGHTDEVRWATFSPNGQTLASASFDGTVRLWDVAGGKQTRVIDAHAGKWAERVAFLPDGKRLASCGSDARNTASSELRVWDVATGQEVRTWRGDDARGLIAMALSPDGKYAVTGSRDKAVRLWKFAF; translated from the coding sequence ATGAGCGCCCCTGCACCCGTTCCCGCCACTTCGACCGATTTACTTTCTCTGGTGCGGAAAAGCGGCGTTCTCGACGAAAAACAGTTCTCGGAGCACTTCTCCGACCCGGGCGAGTTGCCGGACGATCCGACGGAGTGCGCGAACGCGCTCATCCGGTCCGGCCTGCTGACCACGTTCCAGGCCCGGCAGATTCTGGCCGGGAAGTACCGCGGGCTGGTGCTCGGCGCGTACAAGATCCTGCGCCCGCTCGGCCAGGGCGGGATGGGCGTGGTGTACCTGGGCGAACACACGACCCTCCACCGCCGCGTGGCCCTCAAGGTGCTGCCCGCGAAGAGCGCCCAGGAGCGGGTCGCGGTCGAGCGGTTCATGCGCGAGGCCCGCGCCACGGCGGCGCTCGATCACCCGAACATCGTCCGCCTGCACGACGTCTGTCAGGGCGCCGGGGTCCACTTCCTGGTCATGGAACTCGTCGAGGGGAAGAACCTCGAGACCCTCCTGGCGGAAACGGGTCCACTCCACTTCGCCACCGCGGTCTCGTACATCGCCCAGGCCGCCGCCGGGTTGCAACACGCCCACAGCAAGGGCATCGTCCACCGCGACATCAAGCCGGCCAACCTGATGATGACCAAGGACGGCGGGATCAAGATCCTGGACATGGGCCTGGCCCGGTCGTTCGTGAACGAAAGCGACAACCTGACCGGCGCGCTGGGCGAGGAGGGCGAGGCCCTCGGGACGATCGATTTCGTCGCGCCCGAACAGGCAATGGCCCAGGCGGTCGACGAGCGGGCCGACTTGTACAGCCTCGGCGCCACCCTGTACTGCCTCCTCGCCGGTCACCCCCCCTACAAGGGGTCGCGCGCCCAGGTCCTGATGCAGCACCAGATGGCCCCCCCGCCCCAACTGTCGAGGACGCTCAAAGTCAACGTCCCGCAGACCCTCAACGACGTCATCGCCAAGATGATGGCGAAGAAGAAGGGGGACCGGTACCAGTCGGCCGACGAGGTCATCGACGCCCTGAGCCCGTGGCTGCCCGCGCCCAAGTCCTCCAGTAACGTCCAGCAAAACGCGCTCAGTACCCAGGACCTGCGGGAGGCGGGGGTCGCGACTCAAGTGTCGAGGAGCCAGACCAAGAAGGGGAAGAAGAGCAAGAAGCGCGCGGCCGCGCGTGCGGACCGCAAGAAGTGGTACGCCATCGGCGGCGGCGCGGCCGCGGTTCTCGTGGTCGGGGTCCTGATCGCGGTACTGAGCGGGGGCAAGAAAGCCGTAACCGCCGAGGGGACCGATGCGCCCGGGCGATCGGGGACCGTGTCGAACCGCCCCGCTGCGGCGGGCGAGGATTCGCAACTGGTGCTGACGTCGACGGGCCTGGTCCCGGACGTGACCCTGTCCCGCGATGGGACCCGGTTCGCCGCGGTCGACTGGACGGGGAACCTGATTTACGGGCGCACAGCGAACTGGCAAAAATTGGAATCGATCCGGGTCCAAGCCGGCGCGACACTCAACTGTTGCGCCGGTACGCCGGACGGCCGGCACATCGTGGTCGCCGGCCGCGGTACGCCCGTATTCGCGTACGATTGGGGCACCGGTCAGATGGTACGCGAGTTCCCCGGCCACTCCGGCTCGACGTTGTGCGTGGCCGTGTCGCGTTCGGGGAAGCTGTTGACGTGCGGCAGCGACGGCGCGATCGTCCTCTACGACTTCGCCACGGGGGACGTGATCCGCAAGTACGAGGGCGTCGCCCGGCAGGTCTGGTCGGTGGCCTTTTCGCCGGACGAGAGCAAGTTTGTGGCCACGACCGCGGCGGGGGGGACCGACGAAGAGTCCAACCAGATCCGACTCTGGGACGTGGCGACGGGGGGGGAACTCCAACGGTTCACCGGGCACACGGACGAAGTTCGATGGGCGACGTTCTCCCCGAACGGCCAGACGCTCGCCTCGGCCAGTTTCGACGGCACGGTCCGGTTGTGGGACGTGGCGGGCGGCAAACAGACCCGCGTCATCGACGCACACGCCGGCAAATGGGCCGAGCGGGTGGCCTTCCTCCCGGACGGGAAGCGGCTCGCGTCTTGTGGGTCCGACGCGCGTAACACCGCGAGTAGCGAGCTCCGCGTGTGGGACGTCGCGACAGGACAGGAGGTGCGGACGTGGCGCGGGGACGACGCGCGGGGGCTGATCGCCATGGCCCTCTCCCCGGACGGAAAGTATGCGGTCACCGGCAGCCGGGACAAGGCCGTGCGGCTCTGGAAGTTCGCGTTCTAG